The Anomalospiza imberbis isolate Cuckoo-Finch-1a 21T00152 chromosome 27, ASM3175350v1, whole genome shotgun sequence genome segment CTCCTTTTGATCTAGAGGCAAGAGACATTGCATTTCTTAAATCTGCTTTCACAACAGCCATGTTTCaattaaatgttaatttttctccttcaggTAGATCCAACATACACAGGGAGAGTTGGGGCAAGTGAAGCTGCTCTGTTTCTTAAAAAATCTGGTCTCTCTGATATCATCCTTGGAAAAGTAAGTTGAAGGAATTGGATAATGCAGTACTTGTCTGTACACTTCTTCTAAgcgaaaaaaaaatttaaaaagaaaatttggttTTTGTGTAACATTTTTGTTGTTAACTCAACAATTCAGTAACATTGTGTGTCATTACTTGAAAGCTGAATGAGCACTTTAAGAAGACATACAGTAGGAACTGTTGAGTCAAGTTTTCTTTGAAATTCAcagcagcttttattttgtaTCTCCACAGATATGGGATTTGGCTGACCCAGAGGGTAAAGGATACTTAGATAAACAGGTAAATGAAATGTTCATGTAAACTTCCTGTATTACCTTTCCCAGATTAGCCTTGTTTCAATCAAGCCCCAGCACCACTAGTAGTTATTTTGTCAGGGTTGAGTTTTTGTTTACAAGgtgaattttttccccagcactgctcataTCCGAGTGTATTACTCAGTGAGGCTGCAGGAGAAGTTTGGTTCTAATTTTCTGtatctcttttgttttgtaaatAATCAGCGTGTGTACTGTGTAGGTACACAGTCATTGAGTCACAAATGAAAACTGTAATTTGATTTTAGACGATTTTTGTGCATGAAAAAATCTAGCATTTTTACTAAAAATGTCTCGGAATACCAAATAGCAAGTTACTTGTAGATACAAATGAACTCTTTCAAAACATTACTAACTTTGAAGAAAAATTGTTGTATTTTAATTAGGAGAGAGTTCTTCATAAAAACTAACTTCCACTTTTCCCCTCTTGGTTTCCTGTTACTGTAAAATTTTTCCTGACTCATCCTTAAAAGCAAAGGGGTAGTTGCCATTATGGGGCTGTACATGTGAGAGTTCTTTTTTACTGAGTTGCACATATACAGTGTTAGTAAAAATGGTAAGTGGGTTATTTTTTTGTGATTGAAACTGTTTTTTAATAGACAGCACAATTGTTTGTAGGGTTTCTACGTTGCGTTGCGCCTTGTAGCGTGTGCACAGAACGGCCACGATGTAAACCTGAGCAGTCTGAATTTGACTGTGCCACCTCCTAAATTTGTAAGTAGTATCCACTTAAATGCAGGTATGTGTTGTATGAGAATTAAGGCTTCAGTTGGAACATTGGAATAATCTTCTGTTTCATAAATGTCATGGTTCTGGGGCTTCAGGCTGCTGTCAAACAGTTCCTTAGGacacagcagccagggctgccgcAGTCTTGTCACGCTGAGTGACAAGAAACCAGCCCCTTCCTGGACTTTGCAAAACCAAAGTGAGTTTAAGTCTGGTCAGCTTGGTCAGGAAGGGACCATTTTTGTCTCTGCCAGTGTTGACAGTCTTGGGTTGGTCCTTCATAAGCAGATGTCACCAAATTACAGAATCCTCTTGGATGATGGTGATGTTATCACATGTGGTGACAGGTAGATAGGGAGCTGTGCTATTTTTATCCCGTGAACCCATTTTGTCTGGTCTGCTTCATCACAGAGATGCAGTCATTTAGGTAAATCGGTCAGAAAGACTGAATCTTTCAGTCTTGTCACGCTGAGTGACAAGAAACCAGTCCCTTCCTGGACTTTGCAAAACCAAAGTGAGTTTAAGTCTGGTCAGCTTGGTCAGGAAGGGACCATTTTTGTCTCTGCCAGTGTTGACATTCTTGGGTAGGTCCTTCATGAGCAGATGTCACCAAATTACAGAATCCTCTTGGATGATGGTGATGTCATCACATGTGGTGACGGGTAGATAGGGAGCTGTGCTATTTTTATCCCTTGAACCCATTTTGTCTGGTCTGCTTCATCACAGAGATGCAGTCATTTAGGTAAATCGGTCAGAAAGACTGAATCTTTCAGTCTTGTCATGCTGAGTGACAAGAAACCAGCCCCTTCCTGGACTGCAAAACCAAAGTGAGTTTAAGTCTGGTCAGCTTGGTCAGAAAGCTGATGTTGCTGAACTCTGAATTCATctaaaaaatggaaacaaaaaagattattttgggGCTGGGTCAACAGGAATGAGTAGTAAAAGGCATGACTGCAGCTTTGCCCTGCACTAGGTGCTGCAGAACCTCTTTGTCTTGTGTTGGTTCTGTGTTTGGATACTGAGTGCATCTACTGGATGTCCTTACCCAAGTACTGTAATGCTATAAAATGAGTGTGACTTCTGTTTAGGTACATATGCAGCCTATTTTCCTCAGTGTAGTTAAGCTTCAAGTCTATAACCATCTCAAACTTAGTGCAGTTAGTAAGTACTAGAGACAGAAGTGTgtatatttatctatttatatatatataaataaaaatttttctcatttttagcATGACACTAGCAGTCCTTTGCTGATCACACCACCCTCAACAGAGACTCACTGGGCTGTTAGGGTAAGTGTAAAAGAGAACACATTCCATCCATTTCTTagaaagaaatacttttcttgTGTGTAATTTTCCCAGTGAGAGAATTTTGTATCAAATGTATTTCCCATTTCAGTAATCCTCCCTTTCTGTGCAAACCTGTGCACAACAGAGGACACCAAGGTGTAGTTTTAGATATGCAATAAGTATTAAACAGCCCCTTGGCAACCACTGGTGGgatgtttttaagaaaattaattttaatcttCTGCCTGGATTTCTTCCAGAATCCTACAATTAGGCACTTTGTTTGTATAAAGGAACCCCACTGGGAACAGCAAAGTATTTCACCACATCCAGTCTGAATTATTAGTTTAAAGCTTGAATTCCTAGTTTCTAATTAGTATTCAACGATACAAGCAATATatataatttggaaaaaataacCTTTGATGCATATGTGGAGATATTTATACTTAGGTAATTTTCAACTCCAAATATTTCCAAAAGtacaaatttaataaaaaaacttGTAGTTACATGTACTTTAAAGTGGGAAGAATAAGTTTTAGTTCTATAGCGTTTATCAAAGTTACTTTAAAACAGAAGTACGCCTTGTCTGCTGCCTGGTAAAATTTCCCAGCTGTCATAACCTTTAGATTTAGGAGCTTAATTTCAAAGCATTCTGTATGGGCTTACACTTAAATACAGTACAGTGGCACTTGCAAGAAAGCTTGGAAATTTAGGATGGATACATTACTGACCAGTCTTAATTTCTTGCAAGATCTCATTTTCATTACTCACACAGACACACTTTTTTACTTATTCAGACTATTTCTTACCAACTAGgtggaagaaaaagcaaagtttgATGGTATTTTTGAAAGCCTTTTGCCAGTAAATGGTTTACTTTCAGGAGACAAAGTAAAACCAGTACTGATGAATTCAAAGCTACCTCTTGACATCCTCGGAAGGGTAAGTAAGTTGTTTAGATTTAGCTACTCTCTATATAACTTCTTGTAGTTGCAatgttaaaaatgtaatttatcaACAGAGATTGGGATTGGCTGAGATTTTGCATCATGTGCATGCTATAAAGCAGGAACATTAAGACTCTGAAGTCTTCCACTTAGAGTAAGAGTAGTAATTTCAGCCCTAGCGTAGATTGGCTTCATTGTCTCTCTattcacttaagagctggaAATTTGATTTTGGTTgcttaaaaacaagaaaaagcttttctgaaCCATAATAGCTGTTAGAACATTAGATTCTGCTGTTTTGTCATTTTTACAAATATGAGTTATTAGACGTACCATTAAATCCAGCCTTTGTACAGGAGAATACCTTAAAACATCCTCCTTTATTCATAGTGCAAATTCTCAAGTTGGTTTTTCTTTCATCTGTACTTATAAATACTTCCAAGGTCTGAGTTTTGTATATTTGTATTGTATATTTGCAAGGGAAGCAGACCTTAAAGTATTTTTCTGCCTCCATTAAAAACACACTCTTTAATGCTTTGCATATTGATATTTCTGAGTACATTCTGTGTAAGAGTTCTGTCTGCGTTACATACTTCTATCTCTTCAGGAAGAAGTGCCTCTTGCTCTGTATTATCTACAACATCTAAGTATGATTTGTTTTAATTCTGTACTTGAGTATTGTGAAGTCTTGAAAGGCTTCGGATTTTATCTTGTTATTGTCACAATAGAAATTCAGGAAGCTTTTGCCTCTTCCAGAAAAGTTTGTGAACAAGATAAGGCACTGAGGAAATGGACAAAGGACTAATCAAGGAGTTTAAATTTGTTAAGGGTCCAGTGATAAAGCAGAGTTCTCACAACTGAGCCTCAAGTCTTGGCTTTTTGTGGGCTCTACTGTCTCCAGGTCATACTGATGATTAAACAGTGCTGTGTTGGAGTTCACAAAGTTTTGTATCTCTCTAAATCTTCTGCAAGTTTTATTGACTGTGCCTCACCCAATAATGAACTAAAGTTGATAAATGCTTAAATTCTCTCCAACAGGAAATTCAAGGGGCCAGAGGGAGCTGCACATAGTTTTAGTTTTTAGTAGAAAACCCTAATCATCTAGGAATGGAATAGGAGTTAGAGATGTATTGAATTTTCTGTTGAACTTTCTTGTGAGGAATTTGAATGATTTGCTAGCCCACACCCTCTGGGCAGTTCTGAAAGTCACCTCTGAATGCTTTTACTCAGCTTGATGACTCTGTAATTGCATCACAGAAAGATGAAAAACCTGCCTGTGTTGCAGCCAGAATTTGTTAGAGCCAGTGGTGATTCATGTGGCCAGAAAACTCTAATCCAGCCTGTTTCATCAGAGAATGTTTAGATGGGTAGTATAACTAAAATGATCTTCCCCAAAATCTATGAGGAGTCTTTAGAGGGCATGGTAATACAATGAATACCTAAAGTGTTACTTGgtctgcaaataattttttaatcttaattGCTGTAGGTCTGGGATCTCAGTGATATTGATAAAGATGGTCACCTGGACAAGGATGAATTTGCTGTGGTAGGTTGCTTTAAATTCTCAATTCACTGCCTAGTCTGTCTGTTGAAGCAAATAGCTCATTTCTTTCTCAAGAGCTTTGCAGCTTTCTATGCTACAGTCAACTCTTCTGATCTAAATTGTTCACATGGAGCTATTTAATGACCTTCCTCAAGTTCATCTACTGACTCTTGGCCTGTGTCAAGATTAAACTTGTTGGAATTACATTCAAAATTAATTGTTCTGGTTTGCATTTCTAGTCTTACTGTCTTTGTTTTACTAATATGTAAATGACTGACACAAAAGATCTTGTTGATTTTTCTAATAATTGTAAATGTTATCTGACCTTTTTGCCTTTGCAGGCAATGCATTTGGTTTATAGAGCTCTTGAGAAAGAGTCAGTTCCTTCACAATTGCCCCCTTCTCTCATACCACCTTCTAAAAGAAAGAAGACATCGGTCTTTCCTGGTGCAGTTCCTGTTCTCCCTGCAAGTCCTCCCCCAAAAGACAGCCTCCGttccaccccatcccatggcaGTGCCACCAGTCTGAACAGCATAGGGAACTTGTCTCCCAAGCACAGCATCAAACCAGCACAGGTACATGcctttctttcttatttttgtagatttgtgcatttttaagctgtaggaaaaagaaatacattttttgatTTTCTGCCTTGTGTTTGGGTGATTTGGGTAGGGAGGGTGAAATGAGAATGGTAAGACTTGGAGGAACATTGGGTGAATTTTAATCAGTGATCACGAGGTAGCAAATCTTAGGGGGAATTTTCACTTTATGTAGAAAGTGAAACCATAGAAAGGTTTTGTTTGTGTATCTGCTTTAATACCAAAGAAATCATTCATCTACTTCCAAATCTCCTGCTATTAGCATGAGGACTTTATATGCCTAGTTGGGTCTGTATTTCTGAAGAATTAATGCTTTTCCACTGATGAATAGCTCTTTATCAAtgtttttattcaaataaaacGTGTGAAGTTAAACCATGCAGTGAAAATACTTATTTACTAGTCAGACTGGAGTGTGCAAGATGTTCAGCACATCCAGCTCTGGATAATGTCATATATACTCGGTGTGTTCATAAAGACTCTTTCTGTTCTTTTGAAATACCAACCTTTGTTTTGCAGCCAGCTGTGAATTGGGTGGTACCAGTGTCTGAAAAAGTACGATATGATGAAATATTCTTAAAAACAGACACAGACATGGATGGGTTTGTGAGTGGCCAAGAAGTAAAGGACATTTTTATGCATTCAGGTCTATCTCAGAATCTCCTAGCACATATATGGTAAGAATTTCGTACTAGCAGTATTTTTGTAACTTTCTGATCTGGGAACTCAGATTCAGAACATGATcctaacattaaaaaaaaacgccagaaacaaacaaaaacccccaacttCTTTTACTTGTCCACATACTGCAATATGTATGCTATATGGAaatgaagagagaaataaatactCCCTTTGCTTTTCTGGGAGGAGGGCAATAGGTCAGTCTGTGAATTGTGATTGTCTTTTGAAGTTCTAGTGCTCTAAATATTTTCTCAGACTAACACTACTCTATTCAGTTAAATATGTCTAATAAAATACTGCACTGTTTATGGAAATCTGACTAGAATAAGTAAGCTCTGATGAGGATGAACCAAGAACAAATtacatgtatatatgtatttcaGCCTTTTTAGTAGTGCAGAAATAAGATTTTCTTGTTTGTAAGTATGATCTGTTTTTTATCAGGTCTTTGGCAGACACGAGACAGATGGGAAAGCTCAGCAAAGATCAGTTTGCACTCGCCATGTATTTCATTCAGCAGAAGGTCAGCAAAGGGATTGATCCTCCACAAGTGTTAACTCCAGATATGATCCCTCCCTCAGACAGAAACACACCCATCCAGGTAAGTCAGCAATTTGTTGTAGATAACACTGAACTTATGTGTTTTAAAAGTAATGGGCTTTGAGTATGAAttttatgtgggttttttttttttagtaatatGATAAAgaactgcaaatattttttcttatctccTCTTACAAAATTCTTTTAACATTTGAAAATATAGCTATTTTTTAAACAACTAAGATAGTaagtaaagaaaaatgcagtaaaatatTCCATAAACTAAGGAGTAATAATGCTGGAAGAAATCTAGCATAATAAATAATCCTTTGTCACACACAAGGTTGAGTCAGGGAACTTGTAACAGCAGATATTAAAAGCTGGTTGAGCAGCCTGTCCCTGACTGTGATCAGCACTAATTCCTCCcatggaaacaaacaaacaaaaaaatatggCTAGATGAGGAGTGATGATTTCCTAGTTTCTGGGATTCATCCTTTGTAGCAGTCCACAGTCCTGTATCCATCGCTGCTGTAACCACTTTACTGGAGCATCTGATCCTTTGCTGACCCTgctttgttcctttccttgATAGCATGTCAGTGCCTGTCTGAAACTGAATTGAAGAAATACTTCTGTCATGTCACTACATTCACCTTTTCTATAAATTATactgtgttttcctttgcttttctttgctttccctAACCAGAAACCTTCAGAACTcgaaatatattttaattattgctCTTGCTATGGTCCTCCTAAGGTTTTTCCTATATCCTTTTCCTATAGACTCTATCAGGTTACTTGACCCCTGTAGGAACTGAGATCTCTGCCCTAACAGAAATGCGACGGGTGAGTAATGGCAGTGTCCAAAGGAATGCACATTTCTAATGCATGCTTTTTGTAACTTCAAAAAAGTTTTTGTTTCTACACCTTTGCCTGTCTCTGCTCTTGAGTTCTGTGCCTCTTGCTCTTGGTGTGGTGATAATGTCACAGCAATGTGAAgtgcccagcagtgtctgccaaCCTGGTGATGTTCCTTCCTTCAACAACTGGAGATGTATTGATCTGGCAGGAAGTTCTGGGACAGGCAGCTCAGTGCTGTAGAAATTACTCCTGGACTAGTTCTCAGCAGCTGTGAGCAGTAAATACATCTTGGTGTGAGAGCTTTAAGCTTCCTGCTATTTTCAGTTaattgcaatttattttttccgTGTAGTATGTGTTTAGCTGAGCATAAGATAAAATAAACTGTATGCTCTTGTGAGCTTAGTTAAGGGACTCTTATCCTAACCAGTGCAGCAGctcattttaatttatttcatagTCATGTTGGGTGACACGTGGCTGTGATCCTGTCCAGCATTCAGCAGAGGTCTCCCAGCAAATCTGTATCTGGCCTGACAGTATAAAAGTGATTTTTGATTTGAAGAATTAGTCtgtattgttgttgttatttgtGATTACTTAATGGCATAATACCAAAAAGTGAGGACTATCCCCCAAAAGTGAGGACTTAATTAAATTATTGAAACTGTATATTCACCTATTGTTTCCACAAAAATGTCACATCTCACTCTGCTGGTCTTGGCTTGTTGGTTGggttcttgtttgttttttaatatttaataaagccatgctttctgtgctgttatcacagcagacacaaagtgAGTGAAGCAGGCAAACTCTGCATTCTTCTTTTTGAAATGCTATATAAAAGTTGTAGGTCTCCTGGTTTGCCATACTAGCAGTAAGTTCAGTGCTGCAGTTTTTCCtcagttgtggtttttttttgagctttttttttcaattgctttttttttccaaagagcAATCCTTTTTATAATAACAATATAAAAACAACCAGTTTTGTACCTAATGCTGGCATCTTTTCTTATCTAGAAGGCAGAGGATGCCCTCTGTATCTTCCCTAATCTATGCTTGAATGAATGTAGAAACAACCTAGAGGAAATGGGGTATTATTGCAGAAATTGCCATTGATTTGTGACAGGGCTCTAGAAGACTGGAATTACAATCTGATTTCATTAAGTCCCCTGTAAACTTTACTATTGACTCTAGCAGAACTGAGTTTTatgttttgaattttaattCTAGCACAGTCTGCAATTTCCTAGTTGGCATTGTGCCTGTCCTTTCATTGCTGTGTGTTCAACTGTCCTGTCTGTTAAACAGGCATATTAAAAATTGTCCTGTCTCATGGGTAGAATTGTGTGGCATGTTCCTTGCTTGTTACAGAATAATTTGATGTCTCTTATGGAATTTTGCAAATGCAAATAATGAGGATTTTGTATCCCACCTCTGTCCTCAGCCTTTGTTAAAGAAAGAGCTTCTGTTACAACTTGACATTTTAATAGATTGTTTCATTCTTAACAGGATAGTGCAAGTTCTGTTGGATCAGGAGAATTTACAGGGGTGAAGGAGCTGGATGATATTAGTCAAGAAATTGCCCAGCTGCAGAGGTAATAGTTGTGGACTGTTAACAAAGCCGTGGTGTAGAATAACTAAGTCTGTAGTACTGATGTGtcagtttattttctcttagtCATTTTGTCATTATTTGTTGCTGTAATTGGGGCTGAATTTCCTAGTGGTACCCTACAGGTCTATCAGGTGACTTCAGAAGATGGATGATGGGCACAGATGGCATTTTTCAAAGAATAATTGATACCTATGCACCTTTTCTCCTTTAAAGAATACATGAGAATACAGGCTGGCATTTTTATCTGGTGTTTCCAGAATAATATTTAATTGATTTTTGCGTGTGTGTTGTATTATTTAACTAATCACAAACGCATGTTCTTGTTTATCtgacagagaaaaatattctctGGAGCAAGACatcagggaaaaggaagaatcAATCAGACAGAAAACCAATGAAGTTCAGGTAAAAACCATTTCTCATCAATAGTTTCCATGTTAATCTAAGTAATATGTGGCAATTTAGCATTTTTTCTGTCATTCTATCATTCTTTCTCTCACTTTCTTTGTTGGGATTTTCCTCTAACTggcagaaaaaattattttactgttctccatcagaaatgttttcatCTGATGCTGGCTAGTATAAGCATAGTATATGTGAACAGTTTGAATGTCTTTTTTGTTAATGTTTAGCTAACATGTAATTTAGGAAATCAATGTTTAGAGAGTGTTGGTTTTGACAATTAGGATAACTCAATGCCATGTGCTCTGTGTCACAGtcccttttctttgttgtgAGCAGTGATTTATTTTCTGATGTCTTACACAAGTTCCTGCAGAAACAAAATAGGCCAATGCAAGGTGTAGCATATATGATAtagaaaatattctgaattttgCTAAGTTGTCTGTGGCTGATGCTTCCTTAAGACAACAGCTAAATATGAGTTACAAGTTGTGGAATTTTCTTCAGGAGCTGCAAAATGATTTAGATAGGGAAACAAGTAACTTGCAAGAGCTGGAGGCTCAAAAACAAGATGCCCAAGACCGCCTGGATGAGATGGACCAGCAGAAAGCCAAACTGAAAGATATGCTGAATGATGTAAGGCAGAAATGCCAGGAAGAAACACAGGTGGTAAGTGGATGTTAATTCTGGACCTGCTCAAGGGTAAAATGCCTTCTGTTGAGGgaaattctatttatttaatGAATAAACTTTCTTTTTACCATAAATAGCAATTTTTACACAAATACAGATGTCCAAGAAAGGATTTTGCTATTCTTAATACCTTCCCTAAAGGTCATAAAAGAAAAGTTGGACCCGATGATCTCCAGGGGTTCCTTTCTACAGGAATTGTTGTTCTGAGAATATATTAAACATTTATTCAGCCTAGTAGGGCAGTTGAAAATCAGTACTCCTAAGCCATGAGACAGTCCATGGCAGTGGTGCTGGTTTTGATCACTCTGAATGTCATCAGGATTCAGTTTTCAGGTGGATGCAATTGCCAATGGAAATAGGTTGTTACCTTAAGGTAGAAACTTCTGTGTAAGGAAGTCACAGAAGAAAGTGTATAAGGAAGATTATAAGCAACTCTGTAATTTTAACTCTTAAAATGAACATTAAACTAGTTGATAAATGTTTGAATGGGACCAAGTTCTGAAGGTGAACATCTAGGAAACAGCTTTACCTTTATAAGTAGTGGGATATTTCTCTGATTTAAAACAATATTGATAGGTTTTATTGAATGTGCTTTTATCAAGGATTTTGTGaaacagcagaagcagcatAACTTCATATTAAGttctaaatattttccttagtAGTTGATAGGTTGCTGTACCACTTTGTATTACTTACTGTAAATTCACCATTTAATAAGCCCCATTTATTCTGAATTTCACTCTGGTTTTTCTACTGTGTTGTTTCAGATTTCATCACTAAAAATGCAGATTCAGTCTCAGGAATCAGATTTAAAATTACAGGAAGATGACCTTAATAGAGCAAAAGCAGAGCTGAATCGCCTCCAGCAAGAAGAGACTCAGCTGGAGCAGAGTatccaggctggaaaagtgCAGCTTGAAACAATAATCAAATCTTTAAAATCGACCCAGGAAGAAATAAACCAGGTATTCACTGTGCTTTATACAATTTTTTGCTTCTTGAAATGagttgaaaaattatttttcagaggaggaaaaagtCCCGGTTCATGAAATAAGCCTTTTTGACTGGTGTTTAGTAGGTAAATTCCTGGTTTGAGTCAGGAAGCATTCAATTCCTGTGGGACTAAAATGCCACACTCAGGCCACCAGTGTTTAAGGAGAGTGTAAGAATGACAGACAGTGTTCTTGAGTGTGTAACATGCTAAagcatttttccttctcaggcAAGAAGTAAACTCTCTCAGCTGCAAGAGAGCCATCAGGAAATGAATAAGAGCATTGAAGAATACAATGAAGCTCTCAATGGGATTCATGGTGGGAGTCTGACAAATTTAGCAGACATGAGTGAAGGCCTTGGGCAGACAGAAAGAAGCAATTAT includes the following:
- the EPS15L1 gene encoding epidermal growth factor receptor substrate 15-like 1 isoform X6 — its product is MAALIPLSQQFSTGNPIYETYYKQVDPTYTGRVGASEAALFLKKSGLSDIILGKIWDLADPEGKGYLDKQGFYVALRLVACAQNGHDVNLSSLNLTVPPPKFHDTSSPLLITPPSTETHWAVRVEEKAKFDGIFESLLPVNGLLSGDKVKPVLMNSKLPLDILGRVWDLSDIDKDGHLDKDEFAVAMHLVYRALEKESVPSQLPPSLIPPSKRKKTSVFPGAVPVLPASPPPKDSLRSTPSHGSATSLNSIGNLSPKHSIKPAQPAVNWVVPVSEKVRYDEIFLKTDTDMDGFVSGQEVKDIFMHSGLSQNLLAHIWSLADTRQMGKLSKDQFALAMYFIQQKVSKGIDPPQVLTPDMIPPSDRNTPIQTLSGYLTPVGTEISALTEMRRDSASSVGSGEFTGVKELDDISQEIAQLQREKYSLEQDIREKEESIRQKTNEVQELQNDLDRETSNLQELEAQKQDAQDRLDEMDQQKAKLKDMLNDVRQKCQEETQVISSLKMQIQSQESDLKLQEDDLNRAKAELNRLQQEETQLEQSIQAGKVQLETIIKSLKSTQEEINQARSKLSQLQESHQEMNKSIEEYNEALNGIHGGSLTNLADMSEGLGQTERSNYGAMDDPFKNKALMFTNNTQELHTDPFQSEDPFKSDPFKGADPFKGSDPFQHDPFAEQPPAPADPFGGDPFKESDPFRSTAPEDFFKKQVKSDPFTSDPFTKTPTLPSKPDPFESTDPFTSSSISSKGPDPFGTLDPFGSGAFSGGEGFADFSQMSKSVASDPFASSFGGAGFTDDPFKSKSDTPALPPKKNVPPRPKPPSVWK
- the EPS15L1 gene encoding epidermal growth factor receptor substrate 15-like 1 isoform X5 → MAALIPLSQQFSTGNPIYETYYKQVDPTYTGRVGASEAALFLKKSGLSDIILGKIWDLADPEGKGYLDKQGFYVALRLVACAQNGHDVNLSSLNLTVPPPKFHDTSSPLLITPPSTETHWAVRVEEKAKFDGIFESLLPVNGLLSGDKVKPVLMNSKLPLDILGRVWDLSDIDKDGHLDKDEFAVAMHLVYRALEKESVPSQLPPSLIPPSKRKKTSVFPGAVPVLPASPPPKDSLRSTPSHGSATSLNSIGNLSPKHSIKPAQPAVNWVVPVSEKVRYDEIFLKTDTDMDGFVSGQEVKDIFMHSGLSQNLLAHIWSLADTRQMGKLSKDQFALAMYFIQQKVSKGIDPPQVLTPDMIPPSDRNTPIQTLSGYLTPVGTEISALTEMRRDSASSVGSGEFTGVKELDDISQEIAQLQREKYSLEQDIREKEESIRQKTNEVQELQNDLDRETSNLQELEAQKQDAQDRLDEMDQQKAKLKDMLNDVRQKCQEETQVISSLKMQIQSQESDLKLQEDDLNRAKAELNRLQQEETQLEQSIQAGKVQLETIIKSLKSTQEEINQARSKLSQLQESHQEMNKSIEEYNEALNGIHGGSLTNLADMSEGLGQTERSNYGAMDDPFKNKALMFTNNTQELHTDPFQSEDPFKSDPFKGADPFKGSDPFQHDPFAEQPPAPADPFGGDPFKESDPFRSTAPEDFFKKQVKSDPFTSDPFTKTPTLPSKPDPFESTDPFTSSSISSKGPDPFGTLDPFGSGAFSGGEGFADFSQMSKSVASDPFASSFGGAGFTDDPFKSKSDTPALPPKKNVPPRPKPPSGKSTPVSHLGSADFPKPHDPFQPFGADSSDLFQSKKGFGDPFSGKDPFAPSSSSKTSKDSSLGFADFSSVS
- the EPS15L1 gene encoding epidermal growth factor receptor substrate 15-like 1 isoform X2 gives rise to the protein MFSTGNPIYETYYKQVDPTYTGRVGASEAALFLKKSGLSDIILGKIWDLADPEGKGYLDKQGFYVALRLVACAQNGHDVNLSSLNLTVPPPKFHDTSSPLLITPPSTETHWAVRVEEKAKFDGIFESLLPVNGLLSGDKVKPVLMNSKLPLDILGRVWDLSDIDKDGHLDKDEFAVAMHLVYRALEKESVPSQLPPSLIPPSKRKKTSVFPGAVPVLPASPPPKDSLRSTPSHGSATSLNSIGNLSPKHSIKPAQPAVNWVVPVSEKVRYDEIFLKTDTDMDGFVSGQEVKDIFMHSGLSQNLLAHIWSLADTRQMGKLSKDQFALAMYFIQQKVSKGIDPPQVLTPDMIPPSDRNTPIQTLSGYLTPVGTEISALTEMRRDSASSVGSGEFTGVKELDDISQEIAQLQREKYSLEQDIREKEESIRQKTNEVQELQNDLDRETSNLQELEAQKQDAQDRLDEMDQQKAKLKDMLNDVRQKCQEETQVISSLKMQIQSQESDLKLQEDDLNRAKAELNRLQQEETQLEQSIQAGKVQLETIIKSLKSTQEEINQARSKLSQLQESHQEMNKSIEEYNEALNGIHGGSLTNLADMSEGLGQTERSNYGAMDDPFKNKALMFTNNTQELHTDPFQSEDPFKSDPFKGADPFKGSDPFQHDPFAEQPPAPADPFGGDPFKESDPFRSTAPEDFFKKQVKSDPFTSDPFTKTPTLPSKPDPFESTDPFTSSSISSKGPDPFGTLDPFGSGAFSGGEGFADFSQMSKSVASDPFASSFGGAGFTDDPFKSKSDTPALPPKKNVPPRPKPPSGKSTPVSHLGSADFPKPHDPFQPFGADSSDLFQSKKGFGDPFSGKDPFAPSSSSKTSKDSSLGFADFSSFGNEEQQLAWAKRESEKAEQERLARLRRQEQEDLELAIALSKADMPNS
- the EPS15L1 gene encoding epidermal growth factor receptor substrate 15-like 1 isoform X1; translation: MAALIPLSQQFSTGNPIYETYYKQVDPTYTGRVGASEAALFLKKSGLSDIILGKIWDLADPEGKGYLDKQGFYVALRLVACAQNGHDVNLSSLNLTVPPPKFHDTSSPLLITPPSTETHWAVRVEEKAKFDGIFESLLPVNGLLSGDKVKPVLMNSKLPLDILGRVWDLSDIDKDGHLDKDEFAVAMHLVYRALEKESVPSQLPPSLIPPSKRKKTSVFPGAVPVLPASPPPKDSLRSTPSHGSATSLNSIGNLSPKHSIKPAQPAVNWVVPVSEKVRYDEIFLKTDTDMDGFVSGQEVKDIFMHSGLSQNLLAHIWSLADTRQMGKLSKDQFALAMYFIQQKVSKGIDPPQVLTPDMIPPSDRNTPIQTLSGYLTPVGTEISALTEMRRDSASSVGSGEFTGVKELDDISQEIAQLQREKYSLEQDIREKEESIRQKTNEVQELQNDLDRETSNLQELEAQKQDAQDRLDEMDQQKAKLKDMLNDVRQKCQEETQVISSLKMQIQSQESDLKLQEDDLNRAKAELNRLQQEETQLEQSIQAGKVQLETIIKSLKSTQEEINQARSKLSQLQESHQEMNKSIEEYNEALNGIHGGSLTNLADMSEGLGQTERSNYGAMDDPFKNKALMFTNNTQELHTDPFQSEDPFKSDPFKGADPFKGSDPFQHDPFAEQPPAPADPFGGDPFKESDPFRSTAPEDFFKKQVKSDPFTSDPFTKTPTLPSKPDPFESTDPFTSSSISSKGPDPFGTLDPFGSGAFSGGEGFADFSQMSKSVASDPFASSFGGAGFTDDPFKSKSDTPALPPKKNVPPRPKPPSGKSTPVSHLGSADFPKPHDPFQPFGADSSDLFQSKKGFGDPFSGKDPFAPSSSSKTSKDSSLGFADFSSFGNEEQQLAWAKRESEKAEQERLARLRRQEQEDLELAIALSKADMPNS